A portion of the Deinococcus peraridilitoris DSM 19664 genome contains these proteins:
- a CDS encoding SDR family oxidoreductase, which translates to MTGSGTSHDFVGRHALVIGGSAGLGLASAKKLAAGGARLTVVSRSVTPEGLSAEGLPRERTLALQADTVKVDAGQLVQQARSAFGPIDTLILSGGGPKPGTFVSLNDEDWTAAYELLLLAPVRIIRAALPDMQDANFGRIVAVLSSGVKQPLPNLILSNALRAGALGMLQSLAREVAPQGVTVNGVVPGRIDTDRVRDLDARAAVRENRTPEEVRERSQATIPLGRYGRSDEFASAVAYLASRDASYVTGSLLEVDGGLINTLT; encoded by the coding sequence ATGACGGGCTCGGGCACTTCGCATGACTTTGTGGGAAGACACGCGCTGGTCATCGGGGGCAGCGCGGGCCTGGGCCTTGCGAGCGCCAAAAAGCTCGCGGCAGGCGGAGCGCGGCTGACGGTGGTGAGCCGCAGCGTCACGCCGGAAGGACTGAGCGCCGAGGGCCTGCCTCGCGAGCGAACACTGGCCCTACAGGCCGACACCGTCAAGGTGGACGCCGGGCAGCTCGTGCAACAGGCGCGCAGTGCTTTCGGCCCGATCGACACCTTGATTCTCAGTGGCGGTGGCCCCAAACCTGGTACCTTCGTCTCGCTGAACGACGAGGACTGGACGGCCGCCTATGAGCTGTTGCTGCTGGCGCCCGTACGGATCATCCGCGCCGCGTTGCCCGACATGCAGGACGCGAACTTCGGCCGGATCGTCGCTGTCCTGTCGAGTGGGGTGAAGCAGCCGCTGCCGAACCTGATCCTTTCCAACGCCCTGCGTGCCGGAGCGCTGGGCATGTTGCAAAGTCTGGCGCGCGAAGTGGCACCGCAAGGCGTCACCGTAAACGGCGTGGTTCCCGGTCGCATCGACACCGACCGTGTACGTGACCTGGACGCGCGGGCTGCCGTGCGCGAAAACCGCACGCCCGAGGAAGTGCGTGAACGCTCACAGGCCACCATTCCGCTCGGGCGCTACGGACGCAGCGACGAATTCGCCTCGGCAGTCGCGTACCTCGCGTCGAGGGACGCCAGTTACGTGACCGGCAGCCTGCTGGAAGTCGACGGTGGGCTCATCAACACCCTGACATGA
- the clpB gene encoding ATP-dependent chaperone ClpB, with translation MNPDRFTEAALQAFTDAQASAQGRGHQQLMPAHLLLASLTVNSPAARALALAGGELGAARSALEAELAKLPRVQGSDNMYVDASVMRAVNAAEELARQFGDSFVGLDTLFLAIRQVYKGPGLPDERAFRQAIEQQRGGKKVDSKTAEQSFDALQKFGLDLTERAREGKLDPVIGRDEEIRRTMQILLRRTKNNPVLIGEPGVGKTAIAEGLAARIVKGDVPEGLRNKRIVTLQMGSLLAGAKYRGEFEERLKGVIQEVVDSAGEVILFIDEIHTIVGAGKAEGAVDAGNMLKPALARGELHLIGATTLDEYREIEKDAALERRFQPVMVEEPSVEDTISILRGIKERYQLHHNVEITDPALVAAATLSQRYIADRQLPDKAIDLIDEAAARLRMALESSPEQIDALERRKLQLEIERQALSKEKDEDSQQRLIDIEDSLRAVTDELGSLRGKWEAERHELHDLRTKREQLDSVRTQIEQAERDYDLSKAAELRYGQLPQLEREVQDLEARLKNAEFAHQEVTDEDIAAIVARWTGIPVSRLMEGEREKLLRLEQELHRRVIGQHRAIVSVADAIRRSRAGLSDPRRPIGSFMFLGPTGVGKTELAKALAAFLFDTEDAMVRLDMSEYMEKHTVARLIGAPPGYVGYEEGGQLTEAVRRRPYSVILLDEIEKAHPDVFNVLLQVLDDGRLTDGQGRTVDFRNSLVIMTSNIGSPLILEAQARGDDAETIRSAVMGALSQAFRPEFLNRVDDIIVFDALTSADLHQIVDIQLRGLRERLAERRVTLHLTDAAVNHLAAVGYDPNFGARPLKRAIGREIETPLAREILSGKLPDGSALTLDYQGGHLVFESALVN, from the coding sequence ATGAACCCGGACCGTTTTACTGAAGCTGCACTCCAGGCGTTTACGGATGCCCAGGCCAGCGCACAGGGACGCGGGCACCAGCAACTGATGCCCGCCCACCTGCTGCTCGCTTCGCTGACCGTAAATTCTCCTGCCGCGCGTGCACTTGCCCTGGCAGGCGGTGAACTGGGCGCTGCCCGCTCGGCGCTCGAAGCGGAGCTTGCCAAACTTCCGCGCGTGCAGGGCTCCGACAACATGTATGTTGACGCCAGCGTTATGCGCGCCGTGAATGCTGCCGAGGAACTCGCCAGGCAGTTCGGCGACAGTTTCGTAGGGCTCGACACGCTGTTTCTGGCGATCCGGCAGGTCTACAAAGGCCCCGGTCTGCCAGATGAACGGGCCTTCAGACAGGCAATCGAGCAACAACGAGGAGGCAAGAAAGTGGACAGCAAGACCGCTGAACAATCTTTTGACGCCCTGCAGAAATTCGGGCTGGACCTGACCGAGCGCGCCCGCGAAGGCAAACTCGACCCGGTCATCGGTCGTGACGAGGAAATCCGCCGGACCATGCAGATTCTGCTGCGGCGCACCAAGAACAACCCGGTCCTGATCGGCGAGCCGGGCGTCGGCAAAACCGCCATCGCCGAAGGTCTGGCAGCCCGCATCGTCAAAGGGGATGTTCCTGAAGGCCTCAGGAACAAGCGCATCGTCACGCTGCAGATGGGCAGCCTGCTTGCCGGCGCAAAATATCGCGGTGAATTCGAGGAACGTCTCAAGGGCGTCATTCAGGAAGTCGTCGACAGCGCCGGCGAGGTGATTCTGTTCATCGACGAGATTCATACCATCGTCGGTGCCGGCAAGGCAGAAGGCGCCGTCGACGCCGGGAACATGCTCAAGCCCGCCCTGGCGCGCGGTGAGCTGCACCTGATCGGCGCAACCACCCTCGACGAGTACCGCGAAATTGAAAAGGACGCCGCACTGGAGCGCCGTTTTCAGCCCGTAATGGTCGAGGAGCCCTCCGTCGAGGACACCATCTCGATTCTGCGCGGCATCAAAGAGCGCTACCAGTTGCACCACAACGTCGAGATCACCGATCCCGCCTTGGTCGCCGCCGCGACGCTCAGCCAGCGTTATATCGCCGACCGTCAGCTTCCCGACAAGGCCATCGACCTGATCGACGAGGCCGCCGCGCGCCTGCGCATGGCGCTGGAATCGAGCCCCGAACAGATTGACGCGCTGGAGCGGCGCAAACTACAGCTGGAAATCGAACGGCAGGCCCTGTCCAAGGAAAAAGACGAAGATAGCCAGCAACGCCTGATCGACATCGAGGACAGCCTGCGGGCCGTGACCGACGAGCTGGGCAGTTTGCGCGGCAAGTGGGAAGCCGAACGTCATGAGTTGCACGATTTGCGAACCAAGCGCGAACAGCTTGACTCAGTGCGGACCCAGATCGAGCAGGCCGAACGCGACTACGACCTCAGCAAGGCTGCCGAACTGCGCTACGGGCAACTGCCACAGCTCGAGCGCGAAGTGCAGGACTTGGAAGCTCGGCTCAAGAACGCCGAATTCGCCCATCAGGAAGTCACCGATGAGGACATCGCCGCCATCGTGGCGCGCTGGACCGGCATTCCGGTCAGCCGCCTGATGGAAGGCGAGCGCGAGAAACTGCTGCGCCTGGAGCAGGAACTGCATCGCCGGGTCATCGGTCAGCACCGCGCCATCGTGTCGGTGGCGGACGCCATTCGCCGCTCACGCGCCGGCCTGAGCGATCCACGCCGCCCCATCGGGTCGTTCATGTTCCTGGGGCCCACCGGCGTCGGCAAGACCGAGTTGGCCAAGGCGCTCGCCGCGTTTCTGTTCGATACCGAGGACGCCATGGTGCGTCTTGACATGAGCGAGTACATGGAGAAACACACCGTCGCACGCCTGATCGGGGCACCTCCCGGATACGTCGGGTACGAGGAGGGCGGTCAGCTGACCGAAGCCGTGCGGCGCCGACCCTACAGCGTCATTCTGCTGGATGAGATCGAAAAGGCGCACCCTGACGTCTTCAACGTGCTGCTGCAGGTACTCGATGATGGACGCCTCACCGACGGCCAGGGTCGCACGGTGGATTTCCGCAACAGCCTGGTCATCATGACGAGCAACATCGGCTCACCTCTCATCCTAGAAGCGCAGGCGCGTGGTGACGACGCCGAGACAATTCGGAGCGCCGTGATGGGCGCCCTGTCACAGGCGTTCCGGCCCGAGTTTCTCAACCGGGTGGACGACATCATCGTCTTCGACGCCCTGACCAGCGCTGACCTGCACCAGATCGTCGACATCCAGCTGCGTGGGCTGCGTGAGCGCCTCGCCGAGCGCCGCGTGACGCTCCACCTGACGGACGCTGCGGTCAATCACCTGGCCGCCGTCGGTTACGATCCCAACTTTGGTGCCCGGCCCCTCAAGCGCGCCATCGGCCGCGAGATCGAAACGCCACTCGCGCGTGAGATCCTGAGCGGCAAGCTGCCCGACGGCAGCGCCCTCACGCTCGATTATCAGGGCGGTCACCTCGTGTTCGAGAGCGCGCTCGTCAACTGA
- a CDS encoding acyl-CoA dehydrogenase family protein produces MLDYLKVSDLLTPDERLMRESVRSFIDAELMPHIEEWFDSGDVPTRDIMLKLGEMGLLGPNLPEEYGCAGVSGTAYGAMMYELERCDSGLRSTASVQGSLVMYPIYAYGSEEQRRTYLPELASGRMIGCFGLTESDGGSDPGAMRTRARRDGDHYVLNGSKMWITNSPVADIALVWAKDDAGDIRGFIVPTDTPGFSAPKIKRKMSLRASVTGEIVLEDCRVPASSMLPNVKGLKGPLGCLTQARYGIAWGALGALEAVYNATLTYTSDRTTFGKPIASRQLVQDKLVWMLSEHSKGLLLAWRLGTLKDSGQLNYAQVSLAKRNNVRVALQGARLARELHGGNGITTEYPVIRHMLNLETVDTYEGTHDIHTLIVGRDITGQNALG; encoded by the coding sequence ATGCTTGATTACCTGAAGGTCAGCGACCTGCTTACCCCCGACGAACGACTGATGCGCGAGAGCGTGCGCAGCTTCATCGACGCCGAACTGATGCCGCACATCGAAGAGTGGTTTGATTCGGGCGACGTCCCCACCCGTGACATCATGCTGAAACTGGGCGAGATGGGCCTGCTGGGACCCAACTTGCCCGAGGAGTACGGCTGTGCGGGCGTGAGCGGCACCGCCTACGGCGCGATGATGTACGAACTTGAACGCTGCGACAGCGGTCTGCGCTCCACCGCGAGCGTACAGGGCAGCCTGGTGATGTACCCAATCTACGCTTACGGCAGCGAGGAGCAGCGCCGCACCTACCTGCCCGAACTCGCCTCGGGGCGCATGATCGGCTGCTTTGGCCTGACCGAGAGCGACGGCGGCTCCGATCCCGGCGCGATGCGCACCCGCGCCCGCAGGGACGGCGACCATTACGTCCTGAACGGCAGCAAGATGTGGATCACCAACAGCCCGGTCGCCGATATCGCGCTTGTCTGGGCCAAGGACGACGCGGGCGACATTCGCGGTTTTATCGTGCCAACCGACACGCCCGGCTTCAGCGCGCCCAAGATCAAGCGCAAGATGAGTTTGCGCGCCAGCGTCACCGGGGAAATCGTGCTGGAAGACTGCCGGGTGCCCGCTTCGAGCATGCTGCCCAACGTCAAGGGCCTCAAAGGGCCGCTCGGCTGCCTGACCCAGGCCCGCTACGGCATCGCCTGGGGCGCGCTGGGCGCGCTGGAAGCCGTGTACAACGCCACCCTGACCTACACCAGCGACCGCACGACCTTCGGCAAGCCCATCGCGTCGCGCCAGCTGGTGCAGGACAAGCTGGTCTGGATGCTGAGCGAGCACAGCAAGGGTCTGCTGCTCGCGTGGCGCCTAGGAACCCTCAAGGACTCCGGGCAGCTGAACTACGCGCAGGTCAGCCTGGCCAAACGGAACAACGTCCGCGTGGCCCTGCAGGGCGCGCGCCTCGCGCGCGAACTGCACGGCGGCAACGGCATCACCACCGAGTACCCGGTGATCCGCCACATGCTGAACCTGGAGACGGTCGACACCTACGAAGGCACCCACGACATCCATACCCTGATCGTGGGACGGGACATCACCGGCCAGAACGCGCTCGGCTGA
- a CDS encoding 2-hydroxyacid dehydrogenase, which produces MSGHQLTGAVADSRPEVLVMTPRIPFLLGRLEQAYRVHRFWEAADPASFLSNVGQGVRVVVTNGVVGCPSDVMRALPDLGLVAVGGVGLDAVDLTQARERGIQVTTTPDVLTDDVADQALALLLAVSRQLLRGDRYVREGGWERAEELPLTSRVSGKRAGIVGLGRIGKAIAKRLVAMNMRVAYTGRHQQNDQPYRFIPDVLELAHHADVLIVSSAGGNGTRHLVGAQVLQALGPSGILINVARGSVVDESALVGALQGGRLGGAGLDVFADEPHVPVALRALDNVVLAPHAGTRTVEARREMAELVLANIEAFLAGKVLVSPISP; this is translated from the coding sequence ATGAGCGGGCACCAGCTGACAGGGGCGGTTGCGGATTCCCGCCCGGAGGTGCTGGTGATGACGCCGCGCATTCCCTTTCTGCTGGGGCGGCTGGAGCAGGCGTACCGGGTTCACCGCTTCTGGGAGGCGGCCGACCCCGCCAGCTTCCTGAGCAATGTGGGCCAGGGCGTGCGGGTGGTGGTCACCAACGGGGTCGTGGGCTGCCCTTCGGACGTGATGCGCGCGCTGCCGGACCTCGGTCTGGTGGCGGTGGGCGGTGTCGGACTCGACGCGGTGGATCTGACTCAGGCCCGCGAACGGGGAATTCAGGTCACGACCACGCCGGATGTACTGACGGACGATGTCGCCGATCAGGCGCTCGCACTGCTGCTGGCCGTGTCCCGTCAGCTGCTGCGAGGCGACCGCTACGTGCGCGAAGGAGGGTGGGAGCGCGCAGAAGAGCTGCCACTCACGTCGCGCGTCAGCGGTAAGCGTGCCGGGATCGTCGGGTTGGGACGCATCGGCAAAGCGATCGCGAAGCGTCTGGTGGCCATGAACATGAGGGTGGCCTACACCGGGCGCCACCAGCAGAACGACCAACCCTACCGCTTCATACCGGACGTACTGGAACTGGCCCACCACGCCGACGTGCTGATCGTGAGCAGCGCGGGCGGCAATGGTACCCGCCATCTGGTCGGTGCCCAGGTGCTGCAGGCTCTGGGTCCCAGTGGAATTCTGATCAACGTCGCGCGCGGAAGCGTCGTCGACGAGTCGGCTCTGGTCGGCGCCCTGCAAGGGGGCCGCCTGGGCGGTGCGGGGCTGGACGTATTCGCCGATGAGCCTCACGTTCCCGTGGCACTGCGGGCGCTAGACAACGTGGTATTGGCGCCGCACGCGGGGACCCGGACGGTCGAGGCACGCCGGGAGATGGCGGAACTGGTGCTGGCTAACATTGAAGCGTTCCTGGCCGGTAAGGTGCTGGTCAGCCCGATCTCACCCTGA
- a CDS encoding CaiB/BaiF CoA transferase family protein, producing the protein MTLPLQGVRVVDFTRVLTGPYATMLLGDLGADVIKIEPPQGDDTRAWGPPFKGTEATYYLSVNRNKRSIVLDLKNPDDVRTALDLIATADVLVENYRPGTMDRLGLGWEELHERHPSLVYAAISGFGQSGPYRDLAGYDIIAQGMSGLMSYTGDAHGEPMKLGVAVADVFAGALMTQGILAALFERERSGTGRRVDVNLLEGMMSLGTYQLSRYLNAGEVAERLGNEHRSIVPYGLFRCQDGFINLAVGNDGLWRRFCSGLDMHDLLADERYLTNAGRVAHRDELVPELTARFGRFSRVEVMKRLQQAGVPCGPVYDVRETFEDPHVQARELTVPVSHPTLGEVTLTSPPWEFDGQHLPIRRAPPTLGQHDAEIRSELTQQHINEETHA; encoded by the coding sequence TTGACGCTTCCGCTGCAGGGCGTGCGGGTCGTGGATTTCACGCGGGTCCTGACCGGCCCGTACGCCACCATGCTGCTTGGCGACCTCGGCGCGGACGTCATCAAGATCGAGCCGCCGCAGGGAGACGATACGCGGGCCTGGGGACCTCCCTTCAAGGGAACGGAAGCGACTTATTACCTGAGCGTCAACCGCAACAAGCGCTCGATCGTACTGGACCTCAAGAACCCGGACGATGTACGGACCGCGCTTGACCTCATCGCCACGGCGGACGTGCTGGTGGAAAATTACCGACCCGGCACCATGGACCGGCTGGGGCTGGGGTGGGAGGAGCTGCACGAACGGCACCCAAGCCTCGTGTACGCCGCCATCAGTGGCTTCGGGCAGAGCGGACCGTACCGCGACCTTGCCGGGTACGACATCATCGCGCAGGGCATGAGCGGCCTGATGAGCTACACCGGGGACGCGCACGGTGAACCCATGAAGCTCGGGGTGGCCGTCGCCGATGTCTTTGCGGGCGCCCTGATGACGCAGGGCATTCTGGCGGCGCTGTTCGAACGTGAGCGCAGCGGTACGGGACGGCGGGTGGACGTGAATTTGCTGGAAGGCATGATGAGCCTCGGCACATACCAGCTCTCGCGCTACCTGAATGCCGGAGAGGTCGCCGAGCGGCTCGGCAACGAGCACCGCTCGATCGTGCCGTACGGGTTGTTTCGCTGCCAGGACGGCTTTATCAATCTGGCCGTCGGTAATGACGGCCTGTGGCGCCGCTTCTGCAGTGGTCTCGACATGCACGACCTGCTGGCCGACGAGCGCTACCTCACCAACGCCGGGCGAGTCGCGCACCGTGACGAGCTCGTTCCCGAACTCACCGCACGGTTCGGGCGATTCAGTCGTGTAGAGGTTATGAAGCGCCTGCAGCAGGCCGGTGTGCCGTGCGGTCCGGTGTATGACGTGCGGGAAACTTTCGAGGATCCGCATGTCCAGGCCCGCGAACTCACGGTGCCCGTATCACATCCCACCCTGGGTGAAGTCACGCTGACGTCGCCCCCGTGGGAATTCGACGGGCAGCACCTTCCTATCCGGCGGGCTCCGCCCACCCTCGGGCAGCACGACGCAGAAATACGCTCGGAACTCACCCAACAACACATCAACGAGGAAACGCATGCTTGA
- a CDS encoding dihydrodipicolinate synthase family protein, which translates to MTDNKHLQGVYTIMPTPFTPGGEVDLDSVSNLVDFQIEAGIHGLAILGFMGEAHKLSGRERRAVIARVTERVAGRVPVWVGIRAIGTPATIEQGIEAQELGASAVFAAPIDVQADAAIFRHYQQLQAALEIPVLIHDFPENFGITVSPEVVARLGKEGGVHYIKMEEPPVNVKTTRILELSDGQVHVFGGLGGTFFLEELERGAVGTMTGFAFPEVLLRIYELFRGGDHQGAARVFDHYMPLIRYEFQPKLGLALRKHTYFRRGIIASDHVRAPGANIDPVTVAELERIVRRVGFQFDVTGPQAVRA; encoded by the coding sequence ATGACTGACAACAAGCACCTGCAGGGCGTTTACACCATCATGCCCACGCCCTTCACTCCCGGGGGCGAAGTGGACCTCGACAGCGTCTCGAACCTTGTGGACTTTCAGATCGAGGCGGGCATTCACGGCCTGGCAATTCTGGGATTCATGGGTGAGGCGCACAAGCTGAGCGGACGCGAACGCCGCGCCGTCATTGCCCGCGTCACCGAGCGCGTTGCGGGTCGGGTGCCCGTGTGGGTCGGCATTCGCGCCATCGGCACGCCCGCCACGATCGAGCAGGGCATCGAAGCGCAGGAACTTGGAGCTAGCGCCGTGTTCGCCGCGCCCATCGACGTACAGGCCGACGCGGCCATCTTCCGGCATTACCAGCAGTTGCAGGCAGCACTTGAGATTCCGGTGCTGATTCATGATTTCCCGGAGAACTTCGGCATTACCGTCAGCCCGGAAGTCGTCGCGCGCCTGGGCAAGGAAGGCGGCGTTCACTACATCAAGATGGAAGAGCCGCCCGTGAACGTGAAAACCACCCGGATTCTGGAACTGAGCGACGGGCAGGTGCACGTGTTCGGAGGCCTGGGCGGCACCTTTTTTCTGGAAGAACTTGAACGGGGAGCGGTGGGCACCATGACGGGCTTTGCTTTCCCGGAAGTGCTGCTCAGGATCTACGAGCTGTTTCGCGGCGGGGACCACCAGGGTGCCGCGCGCGTGTTCGACCATTACATGCCGCTGATTCGTTACGAGTTTCAGCCCAAGCTCGGCCTGGCGCTGCGCAAGCACACCTACTTCCGGCGCGGCATCATCGCGTCCGATCACGTGCGCGCGCCGGGCGCGAACATCGACCCGGTGACGGTGGCGGAACTCGAGCGCATCGTGCGGCGCGTCGGCTTTCAGTTCGACGTGACGGGACCGCAGGCGGTGCGGGCATGA
- a CDS encoding PAS domain-containing protein: protein MISAEALAEAINDGFVNVDGEWRVTYLSRRARLMLRQLENAAPLQLQDLIPNEPTSPAWRELCRAMQQRVQVEFDVFYPAFFTWHEVRAVPSGDGLSLILRDITDRQWLLRKEAERAYLRDLFTAVPVALSITRGPEHRFEFVNEFARSLIGGRDVEGFALREAFPDLHGQGFFEIFDHVYNTGEAVHFSERPALLTDPTTGETRQLYVNASYQALRGFDAQVSGILSMSVDVTAYVEARQRSDELAQERTAVLDHLQEGVIVADSAGRIIFINEVAARLHGLSQLDVTPAEYTQTYNRLTIDGEPHPIDRLPMVRAVQYDEVVRGARWRVRRPDGDVVLLEGDANPVYGPEGTKTGAVLTMREVRR from the coding sequence GTGATTTCTGCTGAGGCCCTGGCCGAAGCGATCAATGACGGCTTCGTCAACGTGGACGGCGAATGGCGCGTGACGTACCTGAGTCGTCGTGCGCGCCTGATGCTGCGACAACTGGAAAACGCTGCACCGCTGCAGTTGCAAGACCTGATTCCGAACGAGCCGACCAGCCCCGCCTGGCGGGAGTTGTGCCGTGCCATGCAGCAACGTGTCCAGGTCGAGTTTGATGTGTTCTACCCGGCCTTTTTTACCTGGCACGAGGTACGCGCCGTTCCCAGCGGTGATGGCCTCAGTCTGATCCTGCGCGATATTACCGACCGGCAATGGCTGCTACGCAAGGAAGCAGAGCGTGCGTACCTGCGCGATCTCTTCACGGCCGTTCCCGTGGCCCTGTCCATCACACGTGGACCTGAGCATCGATTCGAATTTGTCAATGAGTTCGCGCGAAGCCTGATTGGCGGAAGGGACGTTGAAGGCTTCGCGCTGCGCGAGGCCTTTCCGGATCTGCACGGCCAAGGTTTCTTTGAGATTTTCGATCACGTGTACAACACCGGAGAAGCCGTGCACTTCAGCGAAAGGCCGGCGTTGCTGACCGACCCGACCACGGGAGAAACACGTCAGCTGTACGTCAATGCCTCCTACCAGGCGCTGCGCGGTTTCGATGCGCAGGTGTCGGGCATTCTGAGCATGTCAGTGGACGTCACCGCCTATGTCGAGGCGCGCCAACGCAGCGATGAGTTGGCGCAGGAGCGCACGGCGGTGCTCGATCACCTGCAGGAGGGAGTCATCGTCGCTGACAGCGCCGGACGGATCATTTTCATCAACGAGGTCGCTGCCCGTCTGCACGGCCTCTCGCAGCTCGATGTGACTCCAGCGGAATACACACAGACGTACAATCGGCTGACGATTGATGGCGAGCCACACCCCATTGATCGGTTGCCGATGGTGCGTGCGGTGCAATACGACGAGGTTGTTCGGGGCGCACGCTGGCGCGTGAGACGGCCCGACGGCGACGTTGTGCTCCTCGAGGGCGACGCCAACCCGGTGTACGGCCCCGAGGGAACCAAGACCGGCGCCGTACTGACCATGCGGGAAGTGCGGCGCTGA
- a CDS encoding alpha/beta hydrolase family protein translates to MLLTTAAAQGSGPGERRIAHPLGDAYLLQPERCNPSCPLLIVSHSRGMSASESMTRPHLQRMFERFTRAGFAVLVSNDAGARSWGQPASLMYLSQIRERAIRKFLFNGNTYTFGYSMGGLPATLSAFRRVFPVMGVVLLDARVNLLDAWQGSDPGRRHEIAEAYGVPVSGALPFGADPYHDYHAPEYHALPVFVAGSPDDRTVVFAQNGEALFLRSSTPDSQLLRLKGPHLGGSHFDDEVTSSMVTFLERLEQNGARTQPPFEAVRAAPNVRR, encoded by the coding sequence ATGCTCCTCACGACAGCCGCCGCGCAGGGTTCGGGGCCCGGCGAACGCCGCATCGCCCACCCGCTGGGTGACGCCTACCTGCTGCAACCCGAGCGCTGCAATCCCAGCTGTCCGCTGCTGATCGTGTCACACTCACGTGGAATGAGCGCGAGCGAGAGCATGACCCGGCCCCACCTGCAGCGCATGTTCGAACGCTTTACCAGGGCGGGTTTTGCGGTTCTGGTCAGCAATGACGCGGGCGCGCGGTCGTGGGGACAGCCGGCGAGCCTGATGTACCTCTCACAGATTCGTGAGCGCGCCATTCGGAAGTTTCTCTTCAACGGCAACACTTACACCTTCGGTTACTCGATGGGCGGATTGCCGGCGACGCTCAGCGCGTTCAGAAGGGTCTTTCCGGTGATGGGCGTCGTGCTGCTCGACGCGCGTGTCAACCTGCTCGACGCCTGGCAGGGCAGCGACCCCGGCCGGCGGCACGAGATTGCCGAAGCCTACGGTGTCCCGGTGTCGGGCGCCCTGCCTTTCGGCGCGGATCCGTACCATGATTATCATGCGCCGGAATACCACGCCCTGCCGGTGTTCGTGGCCGGCAGTCCGGACGACCGCACCGTGGTCTTTGCCCAGAATGGCGAAGCGCTCTTCTTGCGCAGCAGTACGCCCGACAGTCAGTTGCTGCGTCTGAAAGGACCACACCTCGGTGGATCACATTTCGATGACGAGGTGACGAGCTCGATGGTCACTTTTCTGGAGCGTCTGGAGCAAAACGGGGCAAGAACCCAGCCACCGTTCGAGGCTGTACGTGCAGCTCCCAACGTTCGCCGCTGA
- a CDS encoding DUF1517 domain-containing protein — protein sequence MNTARTTLLTLFLALIGFAMTQSGGGFGGGAPSSPPSGGGGDFGGGYGGGLGGGYGGFGYVPFGYGGAGGGSLLGVLIVFGVMFFILQYMRRSLSVGSSPAGGTHGSQGLKVQLLLSEGDEVKRALQDVARRGDPDTNEGLARMLTEAALVALRHPERWTYGHVERTSGAGPRVDAQVGSWATEARAAFTVQTTSHYQNQSSSSAFEQRSDYRYQRGGLYLALTIAVAAWELAPTADTGNNAGAVRAALLALAGIQAHQLIRAEVVWSPDAEGEFLSEDEAIMKYPNLTKI from the coding sequence ATGAATACAGCACGCACGACCCTGCTCACGCTCTTTCTTGCCCTGATCGGGTTCGCCATGACGCAGTCGGGTGGCGGTTTCGGAGGAGGCGCTCCGTCGTCCCCACCGTCAGGAGGAGGTGGCGACTTCGGTGGTGGATATGGTGGAGGGCTTGGCGGTGGGTATGGTGGCTTCGGATACGTGCCTTTCGGATACGGCGGAGCCGGCGGTGGCAGCCTGCTTGGCGTTCTGATTGTCTTTGGCGTAATGTTTTTCATCCTGCAGTACATGAGGCGTTCGCTCTCGGTCGGCAGCTCCCCAGCCGGAGGCACGCACGGCTCCCAGGGTCTCAAGGTGCAGCTGCTGCTGAGTGAAGGTGATGAAGTGAAGCGTGCCTTGCAGGACGTGGCCCGCCGTGGAGACCCCGACACCAACGAAGGCCTGGCGCGCATGCTCACTGAAGCGGCTCTGGTCGCGTTGCGCCACCCTGAGCGCTGGACTTACGGACATGTCGAGCGGACCAGCGGTGCCGGACCACGCGTGGACGCCCAGGTGGGCAGCTGGGCCACCGAAGCCCGCGCAGCGTTTACTGTGCAGACCACCAGTCACTATCAGAACCAGAGTTCCAGCAGTGCCTTCGAGCAACGCAGTGACTACCGCTATCAGCGCGGCGGCCTCTATCTCGCACTGACCATTGCTGTGGCCGCGTGGGAGCTGGCACCCACAGCTGACACCGGCAATAATGCCGGCGCGGTACGGGCGGCACTGCTGGCCCTTGCAGGTATACAGGCTCATCAGCTGATCCGTGCCGAAGTGGTCTGGAGCCCGGACGCCGAGGGGGAGTTTCTCAGCGAGGACGAGGCGATCATGAAGTACCCCAACCTCACCAAAATCTAG